Proteins encoded in a region of the Zea mays cultivar B73 chromosome 4, Zm-B73-REFERENCE-NAM-5.0, whole genome shotgun sequence genome:
- the LOC100273352 gene encoding uncharacterized protein LOC100273352, whose amino-acid sequence MAMERSLSCAERGSQYGAGAGAGAMNLRSYSASYERPTTAAPSTVQRARSVSSWSTPPAPPPVQRAGSTKSGPTAAAGGRAAPGLNLRSYSASYAASYGPTLADTGGQLKRSGSVTNWTSANRRSVNLRGYAPSFAAMDDTAGAVPAPRRKLRAGADDAEVQRRRLVVYKTYGVEGKVRESVRRGVSWIKGKCSGAAYGWW is encoded by the coding sequence ATGGCAATGGAGAGGTCGTTGTCGTGCGCGGAGAGGGGCAGCCAGTACGgcgccggggcgggggcgggggcgatgAACCTCCGGAGCTACAGCGCCTCCTACGAGCGACCGACGACAGCGGCGCCGTCCACGGTGCAGCGCGCCAGGAGCGTGAGCTCGTGGAGCACGCCGCCGGCGCCGCCGCCCGTGCAGCGGGCCGGGAGCACCAAGAGCGgccccaccgccgccgccggtgGCCGGGCCGCCCCGGGGCTGAACCTGCGCTCCTACAGCGCCTCCTACGCGGCCTCCTACGGGCCCACCCTGGCCGATACCGGCGGGCAGCTGAAGCGCTCCGGCAGCGTCACCAACTGGACCTCCGCCAACCGCCGCTCCGTCAACCTGAGGGGGTACGCCCCGTCCTTCGCCGCGATGGACGACACCGCCGGCGCGGTCCCGGCGCCCAGGAGGAAGCTGCGGGCGGGGGCGGACGACGCCGAGGTGCAGCGGCGGCGGCTGGTCGTGTACAAGACGTACGGCGTGGAAGGGAAGGTCCGGGAGTCGGTGCGCCGCGGCGTCAGCTGGATCAAGGGCAAGTGCTCCGGCGCGGCCTACGGCTGGTGGTGA